A region of Bdellovibrionota bacterium DNA encodes the following proteins:
- a CDS encoding BrnT family toxin, with the protein MERFEWNEEKERKNAAKHGVNFLVASRAFYDPLRIIAVDELHSEAEPRQFCIGKVDERIILLEKWTGVI; encoded by the coding sequence TTGGAGCGTTTTGAATGGAATGAAGAGAAGGAAAGGAAAAACGCTGCAAAACACGGGGTCAATTTTCTTGTTGCCTCAAGGGCGTTCTACGATCCACTCCGGATCATTGCGGTGGATGAGTTGCATAGCGAGGCGGAACCGAGGCAATTCTGCATCGGGAAAGTGGATGAGCGCATCATCCTATTGGAGAAATGGACGGGTGTTATATGA
- a CDS encoding toxin-antitoxin system antitoxin subunit, with translation MKITITLDAATVRFFKTVAVKMGLKYQRMIREVLKGYAARYA, from the coding sequence ATGAAAATCACGATCACCCTGGATGCCGCTACGGTGCGATTCTTTAAGACTGTGGCCGTCAAAATGGGGCTTAAATATCAGAGGATGATCCGGGAGGTTCTGAAGGGGTACGCCGCTCGGTACGCCTAG